The nucleotide sequence GGCTCTTGATACGTAACCTGCCCGGTCAATTAGCGCCTTCATTTCCGGCGTCATATCGGAAAAGTAAGTTGGTGATCCCAGGATAATCCCATCCGCATCCAACATTTTTTTAAAATACATATTAAATGAATCACTATCGTTGGAGCAACGCTTATCTTTATTTTCCAGGCATTTCATACAGGCCAGACATCCTCTGATCTTCTCGCCGGCCAACTGGATTAATTCCGTCTCGATGCCTTCCTTTTCCAGTTCTACGAAAACCCGTTTGATTAGAATAGCGGTATTCCCATCTTTTCTGGCGCTGCCGTTAATACCTACAACTTTCATCAGCTAATCACCCTTCCTGTTTTATTAATACTAAGATACCATGCCTATCACATAATGGCTACTCTCCCCAAGTTTATGATACAATTGATACCCGGGGAGAAATGGAGGGAAACACATGGACAGAAGCGAAAAAGAACTGAAGGTTATGCTCATGCTCTTAGAGCATGGCGTCAGCCGGGATGTTGCCATAGTCGCTGTAAATGAAATATGGAGCGAGCAGGATTTGGATGAGATTATTTCTTTACCACCCGAGAAAGTGGCGGAAATCGCTCAAGACATGAAGGATTTGTGAAGTTATGGAGGAAAGTTAATTTTCCTTCTTAGTCTCATAGGATTCAAGTGTTCTTTGCAACAATGTCAGCAGTTCAGATTTAGTAATAAATTGATCCGGCTTAAAGGCACCGTCAGGATATCCGATGACAATACCCTTGGCCGCGGCGGCTCTTATGCCAAGCGCCCACGCAGGCAAATCATCTGTAAAGTTAGTATTTTGTTCTGACGTTGGGAATAGTTTACCTGCCGCGTTGGCTGCCTCCGCCCTGGTTAGATAATTATCCGGCTCAAGTAAATTTTGACAGCCGACAATAACCCCGGAATCTATTAATGGCTTTATTTTATCCAGATCTTGCGGAGAAATTTTATCTGAGTCCAAGAAACGCTCTGTAAGGATTTTATCGTCATAGACTATTTTTAACGGACATGAGGGGAAAGGTACGGTCGAATCAGCCAGAATTTTCATAAACTCCAGCCGGGTAACTTTTTCATCAGGATTTTCCTTATATTCTTTCGCGACATCAATTAACCGGGATACTCTAAGCGTACTATAATTTTCTTTATCAAAAACAAAGTCCAATACCATGATCTTGCCTGCGGCATCAATATTCCCGACTTCCACAGTAATGGAACGGGGGGTACCTGATATAAATTTGATACCCGGTACATTTTTGGCGTCCTGTATCTGATTTTTTTCGCCGTCCAAAATCTTGGGCCACTCAACATAATTTTTATACGTGTCGGCGGTAGGAGCTTGCATATAGCACGCGCCCACCGGCAGAGTCACCATTACTTTGTTCCCGGGCTTTACCGGGATACTTATATCTTTCTTTCCCGTTATCCTTAAAGTACCCATTACCCTGTTATCGCCAAACGAAACATTGGGGGTCGACAGTACTGTATTAATTGTATTACCTTCGTGTACTTTTTCGCCCCCACAATCCGGATCGGAAACAGTAATGGCGATATCGCTATCAGCAAAACCTATGGACGGTATACCAAGCGAAATTAAAAACAGGGCAGTGAAAACCGTTAATATAATAATTCTTCTGGGATTAATATGCACGCAAATAATCTCCTTTTGAGTTAACAATTATTATCTAATTTTACCACACCTTTTCTCTCTTTGAAACACTTTGCGAATACATTCCAACCGCCCACCTCAGCCAAATACATATCCTGAACAGCTAATGCTTTTCCTTTAATTCCCTGCCTGTAAAATAAAAAACCACCTTATCACTAATAGTGGCAGGTGGTATGAACCTTATATTTTCAGGGATTTAGACTATATTATTATTATTTTCGTATACTTATGATGTAACCCGTTTAATGTAACCCGTTTCTATTTTGTAAGCATTTTTGAGAGCGGTTTTAAGAGTAAAAAAAGTACTATTGCGACACCTAGTGTTACAATTATGGCGGTCATAGTGTGAACCAAGTGCCAGAGTAGAAGATAACCAGTGGACACAACTATGGACATCAGCATCAGTGGAAAAGCTATCTTCATATAGTTAATAAAGCTGATAAGCAGACCCCTTTTTTCGGCTATACCTATGACGACCACATTAGCTGAGGCACCGATAGCGGTACCGTTGCCACCCAGACAGGCGCCTAAGGACAACGACCACCAGAGTAAGTTTAAGTCGGCAATACCTCCCAGGCGGCCCATGTCTTGAATTAGTGGGATCATTGTAGCGACAAAAGGTATGTTATCGACAAAGGCCGAGGCTATGGCAGACAGCCAGAGAATCAGCATAGACGTCGGCACCATGTTGCCGCCGGTCACCTCTAGCGACCACTTGGCCATTGCCTCAATAACACCAACCTCTTCCAAAGCTCCCACCACCACGAAAAGGCCGACGAAGAAGAAGATAACAGGCCACTCAACCGCATGCAGAGAATGTTCCGGATCACTCCTGGTGACAAGAAGCAATAGACTGGCCCCTGACAAGGCTATGACGGATGATTCCAGGTGTACATATTGGTGCAGGACAAAACCTAATACGGTAAGAAAAAGCACCACGAGGCATTTATGTAAAAGCTTGGCGTCCTTTATCTCATCCTTCTCATCAATTTCCATAATAACAGATTGAAGTTCCGGTCTGGCCACCAGTTGTTTCCGGTATATGATTTGTATAAAGAAAATGGTCAAAATGTATATAACAACTATGACAGGCGTCAGATTAAAGACAAAATCCATAAAGCCAAGCCCGGTGGCGCTACCGATCATGATGTTCGGCGGGTCACCGATTAAAGTAGCCGTACCGCCAATATTGGAGGAGATGATCTCAGCAATCAGGAACGGCAACGGGTTAAGTTCCAGCTGCTTGGCTATGGCAAAGGTTACCGGCACAATTAACAGCACGGTCGTAACATTATCTAAAAAAGCAGACAAGACAGCCGTGATCAAAGAAAGGGCGGCGATAATTTTGAGCGGTTCTCCCTTTGAACCCTTGGCCGCCTTGATCGCCAAGTATTCAAAAATACCGGTTTGCTTAGTGATGCCCACGATTATCATCATCCCCACCAGCAAGCCAATGGTGTTGAAATCGATGGCTTCGATAACTTGCTCCAGACCCAATATTTTTGTTAAGGCCATCAAACAAGCTCCCACCAGGGCAACCACAGTGCGATGAATTTTTTCTGAAACGATTACTGCGTATGTAATTAAGAATACCGCAGTTGCAAAAAAAACCTGAGTACTTTCTGACAAGATAGACTCCCCTTTCCATATCAATACATTTGATCAATATCTTGTTTTCAAGTTTCACCTCCTTATATTCTCGAATAATTATAAGATTTTTTGTTTTTATAAAGCTATTTAACACAATATCTTAAATAAATAAAAAAAGGGCGAGTATAGTCATATAAGACTATACCCACCCCAGTAAAGTCAGCTTCCTTGTTGCCTGGCAATCATGGCTTACTACTAAGCGTTAGACCCAAGGCTATGCGTCCCCGGCTTTCGCACGGGTTTGCCCAACACGTTGCGATAATATTTATTTAATTTAATTTTATTATATCGTAATTGGCTTTACGGTACAATAATTATATTATTCATAACTTTTGGCATGATATTTGTGCTGGTTATTTCAGCTGTCGTACACTGTCATATTCTCCTTCACATGACCTGCATGATGACCTTTCATTCCCCCAAAGTTAAAACCCGGCAACTCGCCACGCGGCGTAAAATAGGTATGCAGCAGTTTTTTAGACATGTTGCTCAGTGGGTGTCCCAGGAACTCTTCATAAATTTTTTTCACTGCCGGATTTTCGTGAGCGCGCCTTATTTTTTTCGAATAATCGATTCGTTCCAGGGCATCGGCCCGGTTATGGCGGTAATCCAACGATATCTCCTTATGTTCCCTGGTGCCGAATATCGGTTGACCGCCTCCTCCCACACAGCCGCCGGGACAAGCCATGATTTCCGCGTAGTCAAATTGCTCGCCGGCTTTCAACCTGTCCATTAAAATCCTGGCGTTCCCGGTACCATGCGCGATAGCCACTTTAATCCGTCTTCCCTTCAATTCCACCCAGGCTTCTTTCAATCCGCTAAACCCGCGTAACTCCTCATAGTCCAGCACATCCAACTCCTGGCCGGAGGTAAGATAATACGCGGTTCGCACCGCCGCCTCAATCACCCCTCCGGTAGAACCGAAGATAGCCCCGGCGCCGCTGGCAATCCCCATGGGAGTATCATAATCTTCATCCGGCAAGTCGCAGAAATTTATTCCCGCCTGCCTGATCATTCTCGCCAGCTCTCTGGTAGTTAAAACCCAGTCCACATCTTTAAAATTGCCGGTGCCCATTTCCGGCCTGCTGGCCTCAAACTTTTTCGCCGTGCAGGGCATGATTGCCACTACCACGATTTTTTCGGGATCAAGTCCCTGCTTCCCGGCAAAATAAGTTTTAGTCAGAGCTCCGAACATTTCATGAGGAGACTTGCAGGTTGACAAGTTCTCCAGAAACTCCGGGTAAAAGTGCTCGGCGAACTTAACCCAGCCGGGGCTGCAGGAGGACAGCAGGGGCAGCTTGTCACCCTGCTCCAACCTTTCCAATAATTCATGGGCTTCTTCCATGATGGTCAAGTCAGCGGTAAAGTCCGTGGAGAACACCTTGTCAAAACCCAGACGCCGCAAAGCGGCCACCAGTTTCCCGGTAACCACCGTACCCACCGGGTAGCCGAACACCTCACCCAAAGTGACCTGAATGGACGGAGCGGTTTGCACTACTACATACTTGTCCGGGTCTTCAAGCGCCTCCCATACGGAGTCAATACATTCTTTTTCCGTTAGTGAAGCGGTAGGGCAGGCAATCACACATTGTCCGCAGGTGATGCAGGCCACCTGGGAAAGGTCCTGCATGAACGCCGGAGCGATCACCGTATCATAACCCCGGTTGATCGCGGAGTAAACATTTACTTCTTGCACTTTGCTGCAAATTGCCTCACAACGGCGGCATTTGATACATTTGTTATAATCCCGGACAATGAACGAATTCTCGTTCTGAACCGGCAGTTGTTTCATTTCACCGGTGTATTTGATATTCCTTATCCCCAGGTTGTCCGCTATATTTTGCAGTTCACAATTCAAGTTGCGAATACAGGTGGTGCATTCACGGTGATGGTCGGACAGAAGCAGTTCCACCATCGTTTTCCTAACCCTTCTCACCCGCGTTGAAGAAGTATGGACCACCAAGCCTTCGGTTGCGGGAAAAGCGCAGGAAGCCTGGAGCACCCTGTTCCCTTTGATTTCCACTTCAACCAGGCAGACCCGGCAGGAGCCAATTTCATTGACATGACGCAGGTAGCACAGGCTGGGAATTTCGATGCCCGCAGCGTGAGCCGCCTCCAGGACATTCATTCCCTTGTCGGCTTCAATCTCCCTGCCGTCAATCGTAAGCCTGATTTTATCTACTTTTTTCTCCGGGTTGTCATAAAGTTGCCCTGTTCTCCTGACTACCGGTCCCGGTGAAAATTCCGGCGTTTTCAATGATCGTCGCCTCCTTTCCCCTGCCTTGAAAGATCGCCTTTTTCGGACACCTGGCCACGCATGCCGCGCACTTGACACATTTCGCCGGGTCAATCCGGTACGGCTGTTTCGGTTCCCCGGAAATCGCCCCGACCGCGCAGGCTTTGGCGCAAAGACCGCAAGCCACACATTTTTCTTCGTCTACCTGATATTCAAGCAAGGCTTTGCAAACACCGGCCGGGCAGGCTTTATTTCTTACATGGGCAATATATTCGTCCTTAAAATAACTTAGTGTGGAAAGAACCGGATTGGGCGCGGTCTGGCCCAGACCGCACAGAGAGGCGTCGCGGATATCCAGCGAGAGTCTCTCCAAAATATCCAGATCCTCCATCTCACCTTGTCCCTCAGTGATTCTTTTCAGGATTTCCAGCAACCTTTTCGTGCCGACCCGGCAGGGAGTGCACCTGCCGCACGATTCGTCCTGGGTAAACTCCAGGTAAAACCGCGCCAGGTCAACCATGCAATTGTCCTCGCTCATCACGATCATTCCGCCGGAACCCATAATCGAGCCAATTTCCTTTAGTGACTCATAGTCAATCGGCCGGTCGAGGAATTTTTCCGGGATACAGCCTCCTGACGGCCCGCCGGTCTGGACAGCCTTAAATTTTCTGCCTCCGGGTATGCCCCCGCCTATGTCAAAAATTATGGTGCGTAAAGACGTGCCCATGGGCACTTCAATCAAGCCGGTGTTATTTATTTTCCCGGCCAGGGAAAAAACTTTGGTGCCTTTAGTGGTAGCGGTGCCGTACCCTTGGTACCATTCCCAACCCCTTCGTAAAATAATTGGTATATTAGCGTAAGTTTCGACATTGTTAATCAGGGTTGGCTTGCCCCAAACCCCTTCCTGGGCCGGATAAGGAGGCCTGGGGCGGGGCTCTCCGCGCGCGCCCATGATTGAATGAAGCAGCGCGGTCTCCTCTCCGCATACGAAGGCGCCCGCCCCCAAACGCAATTCAATATCGAAGTCAAATGAAGTACCGAAAAGTCCTTTGCCCAACAAACCGGTTTCCCTGGCCTGCTTAATGGCAATTTCCAGCCTTTCAACCGCCACGGGGTATTCCGCCCGCACGTAAATATATCCTTGATTGGCGCCGATACAGCAGGCGGCTATAGCCATGGCTTCCAGCACGCTGTGCGGGTCGCCCTCGAGGATGCTGCGGTCCATAAAAGCGCCGGGGTCGCCTTCGTCAGCATTACACACAACATATTTCGGAGTGACATCCTGCGCGGCAGTCATCTCCCACTTTTTCCCTGTCGGGAAGCCGGCGCCGCCCCTCCCCCGGAGTCCCGACTTACTGATAATGTCAATTATTTCACCGGGCTGCTTATTCAAAATAACATCCGCCAGGGCAAAGTACCCGTCCCTGGCTATGTACTCTTCTATATCTTCCGGGTTAATCACTCCACAATTTTGCAGGACGACCCTTTCTTGCGCTTTAAAAAAATGGATATCATTGATGCTCGGTATCCTTCTTCCTGTTAAATCCTCCTGATAAAGCATTCTTTCCACCAGCTTGCCGTCTATCAGGTGGGTTTGCACCAGTTCCTTCACGTCCTCCGGTTTTACCTGGCAGTAAAATATCTCTCCCGGATGCACCATAACAACGGGACCGTGCTGGCAAAAACCGAGGCAGCCGGTTTTCACGACGCGGACATTTTCTTTCAAGCCGTAATCATCCAGTTCCCGCTCCAGTTCCCGCAGGATAGCCTGGCTTTCGGAAGAGATACAAGAACTGCCTGAACAGACCATTATCTGGGTCAGGCCCAGTCCGTTCCGGTGGCCAAGTCTTTGTTTGATCAGCGGATAATGTTTTTCTTTCAGCGCTTTTAGATCTTCAATATTTTCAACTTTCAATTTTGTCACCTTTCTGATAGTCACGGATTATATTCATAACATCTTTCGCCGCAATTTCTCCGTACACATCGTCATTTGCCAGCAGGACGGGCGCAAGCCCGCAAGAGCCGATGCAGCGCGTGCTTTGTAAAGTAAAAAGCTTGTCTTGCGTAGTTTCCCCCTCGTCAATTTTCAAGTTTTCTTTAAGAGTGTTCATGATCTCCTGCGCCCCTTTGACATAACAAGCAGTGCCCAGACATACTTTTATCTCATATTTTCCCTTTGGCTCAGTTGAAAAAAGGGAATAAAAAGTAACCACCCCGTTAACCTCACTGACGGGAATCCCGGTTTTATTCGCGATATATGCCTGCACCTCTTCCGGCAAGTAGCCGAATATTTCCTGAGCTCTATGCAAAATCCCAATCAACTGGCCTGGTTTTTTTGTATATTCTTGAATAACATTATCCAATTCTCTATATTGATTCCTCTCTTTATTATCGGTAACTCTATCAGGAGCCTGTTTTTCTATTCCGGTTATGTTTTCATGCTCACCAATGATAAAATCAGGCATAATTAGATCACCTCCCGCCTTATTTCTTTATTGTTTATCTTTCCACGTCTTTTATACGATAAGAATATACGATAAGAAAAAACCTGCCTCGCGATTAAGACAGGTTTATGACATTGACAATGTTTCAGTTGCGGCGAGTCCGGTCAGACGACCGTCCAAACTCCCTTTTCAATAACTCCTCAAAACATACTCTTGCAGCATAGGCTCTACAAACCTGTATTTGCCACGACTTTCCTTTTTAATAACAGCACTGACTATAAGCTGATCAATTGCTCTTTTAATATCGTTAGGGTGTTTCTTTTCCATATAGATTGCATCCCCGACAGCCAGGCGGTGCAAAACCTCACGTACAATTGACTTTTTACCGACTTCGTCCAGTATTTCGTCAAAAACAGGAGTAAGTATAACCATCGCACGTTCGTAGGCGATCCTTACTATCTCCATAGTTAACTTCTTTTCACCGGCTTCTAACAATGTATAATACGCCTCATTGCTAATAAGCATTGTGTCTTGCGGATGCCCCCCGGACAGCCTGCCAATTTCTTTTAATGCATAATCACTACTTATCTTAACACCCTTTTCCTCAAACTTACGGCCGATATAAACTGTCCAGGATTCCTCTGAAATTCGGGGAATGGGGAGAACGGTGGCAAAGCGATAGAAAGCATGTTTCTTTCCACCGAAAAGCGACTGCATCATTCCCTCTTTTGAACCAAGAAAAAGGTATGACACATTCGTTTGCAGTTGAAAATAGGACCGCATTTTCTTATAAATATCCTGCCCCGCAACATGTCCGGCGTCTTGAAACTCGTCGAACACCATTAACATGCGCTTATTATCTTTAGAAGCAAGAACATCCGGCAGGTTGAGAGCATATTCCAGAAGCGTTTCGTCATCCATTTCCCTCTTTGGAAAACCGAGGTTTAGCTCCAAATCCTCCACCTTGACTGCAATCTTGGCGGCGCCGGCAAGTAATCTCGCTCGATCCCATACGGCATTTAACGTTTTTCTTACTCCAGTTCTGTTTTCAAGACAACTATTTATAATAGCTTCAGCAATGCTTCTATTATTTGATGTACGAAAGAAGTCAACAGAAGCCACGTAAAACCCTTTTTTCTTCAACCGGCGCGATACCTCGTTTGCAACGGAGGTTTTTCCAATCCTGCGTGGCCCCGCAAGCATTATACTCTGACCTTCGGACAACCTGGTTTCAAGAGACATGATAAAATCTTTCCTGCCTACAAGCTCACTTTCAGGCACCGGCCCACCGAGCGGGAACAGCATAAAACCACCCCTATAAACATAATCGTTTAAACCCGGCTACAGGTTGATTGCAAATTTTATCATATCCGCAATGTAATCTTGCAACTCATTCTCCATATCCGGCCAAATGGGCAGGCTGAGCACTTCGGCGGCAGCTTGCTCCACTTTGCTTAAAATAAGGCGATTCCCCCGATAAACCGGTAGCTTGTGCAAAGGCACCGGGTAATGAACTCTTGTTTCAATACCCTGCCCCGCGAGATATTTTTGCACGCTGTCACGTTTTCCGTCTGATATCCTTACAGTATACTGGTGATATACATG is from Pelotomaculum isophthalicicum JI and encodes:
- a CDS encoding flavodoxin family protein is translated as MKVVGINGSARKDGNTAILIKRVFVELEKEGIETELIQLAGEKIRGCLACMKCLENKDKRCSNDSDSFNMYFKKMLDADGIILGSPTYFSDMTPEMKALIDRAGYVSRANGDLLKRKVGAAVSVARRAGAIHTIDSINHLFFISQMIVPGSNYWNLGIGREKGEVEADAEGMQIMRVLGENMAWLLKKING
- a CDS encoding S-layer homology domain-containing protein yields the protein MHINPRRIIILTVFTALFLISLGIPSIGFADSDIAITVSDPDCGGEKVHEGNTINTVLSTPNVSFGDNRVMGTLRITGKKDISIPVKPGNKVMVTLPVGACYMQAPTADTYKNYVEWPKILDGEKNQIQDAKNVPGIKFISGTPRSITVEVGNIDAAGKIMVLDFVFDKENYSTLRVSRLIDVAKEYKENPDEKVTRLEFMKILADSTVPFPSCPLKIVYDDKILTERFLDSDKISPQDLDKIKPLIDSGVIVGCQNLLEPDNYLTRAEAANAAGKLFPTSEQNTNFTDDLPAWALGIRAAAAKGIVIGYPDGAFKPDQFITKSELLTLLQRTLESYETKKEN
- a CDS encoding ArsB/NhaD family transporter; protein product: MSESTQVFFATAVFLITYAVIVSEKIHRTVVALVGACLMALTKILGLEQVIEAIDFNTIGLLVGMMIIVGITKQTGIFEYLAIKAAKGSKGEPLKIIAALSLITAVLSAFLDNVTTVLLIVPVTFAIAKQLELNPLPFLIAEIISSNIGGTATLIGDPPNIMIGSATGLGFMDFVFNLTPVIVVIYILTIFFIQIIYRKQLVARPELQSVIMEIDEKDEIKDAKLLHKCLVVLFLTVLGFVLHQYVHLESSVIALSGASLLLLVTRSDPEHSLHAVEWPVIFFFVGLFVVVGALEEVGVIEAMAKWSLEVTGGNMVPTSMLILWLSAIASAFVDNIPFVATMIPLIQDMGRLGGIADLNLLWWSLSLGACLGGNGTAIGASANVVVIGIAEKRGLLISFINYMKIAFPLMLMSIVVSTGYLLLWHLVHTMTAIIVTLGVAIVLFLLLKPLSKMLTK
- a CDS encoding NADH-dependent [FeFe] hydrogenase, group A6, with product MKTPEFSPGPVVRRTGQLYDNPEKKVDKIRLTIDGREIEADKGMNVLEAAHAAGIEIPSLCYLRHVNEIGSCRVCLVEVEIKGNRVLQASCAFPATEGLVVHTSSTRVRRVRKTMVELLLSDHHRECTTCIRNLNCELQNIADNLGIRNIKYTGEMKQLPVQNENSFIVRDYNKCIKCRRCEAICSKVQEVNVYSAINRGYDTVIAPAFMQDLSQVACITCGQCVIACPTASLTEKECIDSVWEALEDPDKYVVVQTAPSIQVTLGEVFGYPVGTVVTGKLVAALRRLGFDKVFSTDFTADLTIMEEAHELLERLEQGDKLPLLSSCSPGWVKFAEHFYPEFLENLSTCKSPHEMFGALTKTYFAGKQGLDPEKIVVVAIMPCTAKKFEASRPEMGTGNFKDVDWVLTTRELARMIRQAGINFCDLPDEDYDTPMGIASGAGAIFGSTGGVIEAAVRTAYYLTSGQELDVLDYEELRGFSGLKEAWVELKGRRIKVAIAHGTGNARILMDRLKAGEQFDYAEIMACPGGCVGGGGQPIFGTREHKEISLDYRHNRADALERIDYSKKIRRAHENPAVKKIYEEFLGHPLSNMSKKLLHTYFTPRGELPGFNFGGMKGHHAGHVKENMTVYDS
- a CDS encoding NADH-quinone oxidoreductase subunit NuoF, which gives rise to MKVENIEDLKALKEKHYPLIKQRLGHRNGLGLTQIMVCSGSSCISSESQAILRELERELDDYGLKENVRVVKTGCLGFCQHGPVVMVHPGEIFYCQVKPEDVKELVQTHLIDGKLVERMLYQEDLTGRRIPSINDIHFFKAQERVVLQNCGVINPEDIEEYIARDGYFALADVILNKQPGEIIDIISKSGLRGRGGAGFPTGKKWEMTAAQDVTPKYVVCNADEGDPGAFMDRSILEGDPHSVLEAMAIAACCIGANQGYIYVRAEYPVAVERLEIAIKQARETGLLGKGLFGTSFDFDIELRLGAGAFVCGEETALLHSIMGARGEPRPRPPYPAQEGVWGKPTLINNVETYANIPIILRRGWEWYQGYGTATTKGTKVFSLAGKINNTGLIEVPMGTSLRTIIFDIGGGIPGGRKFKAVQTGGPSGGCIPEKFLDRPIDYESLKEIGSIMGSGGMIVMSEDNCMVDLARFYLEFTQDESCGRCTPCRVGTKRLLEILKRITEGQGEMEDLDILERLSLDIRDASLCGLGQTAPNPVLSTLSYFKDEYIAHVRNKACPAGVCKALLEYQVDEEKCVACGLCAKACAVGAISGEPKQPYRIDPAKCVKCAACVARCPKKAIFQGRGKEATIIENAGIFTGTGSQENRATL
- a CDS encoding complex I 24 kDa subunit family protein; amino-acid sequence: MPDFIIGEHENITGIEKQAPDRVTDNKERNQYRELDNVIQEYTKKPGQLIGILHRAQEIFGYLPEEVQAYIANKTGIPVSEVNGVVTFYSLFSTEPKGKYEIKVCLGTACYVKGAQEIMNTLKENLKIDEGETTQDKLFTLQSTRCIGSCGLAPVLLANDDVYGEIAAKDVMNIIRDYQKGDKIES
- a CDS encoding AAA family ATPase; its protein translation is MLFPLGGPVPESELVGRKDFIMSLETRLSEGQSIMLAGPRRIGKTSVANEVSRRLKKKGFYVASVDFFRTSNNRSIAEAIINSCLENRTGVRKTLNAVWDRARLLAGAAKIAVKVEDLELNLGFPKREMDDETLLEYALNLPDVLASKDNKRMLMVFDEFQDAGHVAGQDIYKKMRSYFQLQTNVSYLFLGSKEGMMQSLFGGKKHAFYRFATVLPIPRISEESWTVYIGRKFEEKGVKISSDYALKEIGRLSGGHPQDTMLISNEAYYTLLEAGEKKLTMEIVRIAYERAMVILTPVFDEILDEVGKKSIVREVLHRLAVGDAIYMEKKHPNDIKRAIDQLIVSAVIKKESRGKYRFVEPMLQEYVLRSY